The following coding sequences are from one Dehalococcoidia bacterium window:
- a CDS encoding ABC transporter substrate-binding protein, translating into MSAYDQDNYWQRIAASRVSRRRALGGGAAATSLMALALAGCSSSNNNGGNKSTNAAPATSAATTAAGTPSGSPAAPPTAQSIGVSSATAAAAAKVKTGGTLNIGVSRDATNLDAAKSQDVYSSYVQAQIVEALFLGTNDFKIAGNTVDKVENPDNTTYLFHLHPGIKFQDGTDFNADAVKWNFQRHIDDKASVRNADVKPITAMESVDATTLKITVGAPYAPFLSKLTGGAGYMYSPTTFQKLGANLPNDLTAAGSGPFKFTSWQHDNQITLDKNPTYWRKDDTGTVYPYLDKLILKPIPDENTRLANLKTGDLDYIESPPPKDLKSIQSNSDLVYKQIPGLSFSFIMLEVEKDPFQDKRVRQALSYSIDRQAVADTVNFGTVVPADTEIPGTLFGSIQGPYLKQDIAKAKSLLQQAGKSSVDFTIQYSNASPLLQQTFELMKDQMSPAGLNMTLQPIEFATVVDNGNKGNYQAGGLGWNGAVDPDGFCYQLFKTKAGFNLSHISDANLDALLDKGQQTLDVAARTEIYHQIMQTLIDLQPFVIFSWGVFQQTTRKNVQNFQLGPSIWTQMQMVWKS; encoded by the coding sequence GTGAGCGCGTACGATCAGGACAACTACTGGCAGCGAATCGCGGCGTCGCGCGTGAGCCGGCGGCGGGCGCTGGGCGGCGGCGCGGCGGCCACCAGCCTGATGGCGCTGGCGCTGGCGGGCTGCAGCAGCAGCAACAATAACGGCGGCAACAAGAGCACGAACGCCGCGCCGGCCACCAGCGCTGCGACCACGGCCGCCGGCACGCCCAGCGGCTCGCCGGCCGCGCCGCCCACGGCCCAATCGATCGGCGTGAGCTCCGCCACGGCTGCCGCGGCTGCCAAAGTAAAGACCGGCGGCACACTGAACATCGGCGTCTCCCGCGACGCCACCAACCTGGACGCGGCGAAGTCGCAGGATGTGTACAGCAGCTACGTGCAGGCGCAGATCGTGGAGGCGCTGTTCCTCGGCACGAACGACTTCAAGATCGCAGGCAATACCGTCGACAAGGTCGAGAATCCCGACAACACAACCTATCTGTTCCACCTGCATCCGGGAATCAAGTTCCAGGACGGCACGGACTTCAACGCTGACGCGGTGAAATGGAATTTCCAGCGGCACATTGACGATAAGGCATCGGTCCGCAACGCCGACGTCAAGCCTATCACCGCGATGGAGTCGGTCGATGCCACAACGCTGAAGATCACCGTCGGTGCGCCGTACGCGCCGTTCTTGTCCAAGCTGACCGGCGGTGCTGGCTACATGTACTCGCCGACAACTTTCCAGAAGCTCGGCGCCAACCTGCCAAACGACTTAACCGCTGCCGGCTCAGGACCGTTCAAGTTCACGTCGTGGCAGCACGACAACCAGATCACACTGGACAAGAACCCGACCTACTGGCGCAAGGATGACACCGGCACAGTCTACCCGTACTTGGACAAGCTCATCCTCAAGCCGATTCCCGACGAGAACACGCGCTTGGCGAACCTGAAGACCGGTGACCTGGACTATATCGAGTCACCGCCGCCGAAGGATCTCAAGTCGATCCAGTCGAATTCTGATCTGGTGTACAAGCAGATTCCGGGTCTCAGCTTCAGCTTTATCATGCTGGAGGTTGAGAAGGATCCATTCCAGGACAAGCGCGTGCGCCAGGCGCTCTCCTACTCCATCGATCGGCAAGCCGTCGCCGACACCGTTAACTTCGGTACGGTCGTGCCAGCGGATACGGAGATTCCCGGTACGCTGTTCGGCAGTATCCAGGGACCGTACCTGAAGCAGGACATCGCCAAGGCGAAGAGCCTGCTGCAACAGGCCGGCAAGAGCAGCGTAGACTTCACGATCCAGTACTCGAACGCCTCGCCTTTGCTGCAGCAGACGTTTGAGCTGATGAAGGACCAGATGAGTCCCGCCGGACTCAACATGACCCTGCAGCCGATTGAGTTCGCCACGGTGGTGGACAATGGCAACAAGGGCAACTATCAGGCCGGCGGCCTCGGTTGGAACGGCGCCGTGGATCCTGACGGCTTCTGCTATCAGCTCTTCAAGACCAAGGCGGGGTTCAATCTCTCGCACATCAGCGACGCGAACCTCGACGCGCTGCTGGACAAGGGCCAGCAAACGCTGGACGTGGCGGCCCGCACCGAGATCTACCACCAGATCATGCAGACGCTGATCGACCTGCAGCCTTTTGTCATCTTCTCGTGGGGTGTGTTCCAGCAGACCACGCGCAAGAACGTGCAGAACTTTCAGCTCGGTCCCTCGATCTGGACGCAGATGCAGATGGTGTGGAAGTCCTGA
- a CDS encoding penicillin-binding transpeptidase domain-containing protein encodes MIRQIRQTAAVFAVGFFLLSGGLVYWQVVRANTIARDPGNPRTAEAARTADRGRMLDRNGSVLVQSVLQADGSRLRRYALPSLAQTTGYVSTRFGLSGLEQAYNQYLSGNSGGDPLDTAIDDLLHRSRPGNDLVLTIDARLQAAAAQALGDRPGAVVALDPSTGAVLAMVSAPAYDPGAIDAQGDRLLNDAGKPLLNRATQGLYPPGSTYKVVTATAALDSGKVKPGDRYRCVNGVVVQGFVINCENAPPGRTEWDFETAFAFSINATFAQVAADQLGSDLFLRYSRAFGMDQALPFDIDTAESRTSHAGGGLDPVLLANSGFGQGQLQVTPLQMALIAATVANHGSLPRPYLVQQVRAPDGSVIQDRAPQSIRRVMSEQTAQQLTQFMLAAVQEFGGAAGLLNQEIAGKTGTAETGAAGAADSWFIGFAPSAHPRLAVAVIVENGGPGSQAAAPIAGQVFRAFAGR; translated from the coding sequence GTGATTCGGCAGATCCGGCAGACCGCGGCGGTCTTCGCCGTCGGCTTCTTCCTGCTCAGCGGCGGTCTGGTCTACTGGCAGGTGGTCCGCGCCAATACGATCGCCCGCGATCCAGGCAATCCCCGCACGGCGGAGGCGGCCCGCACCGCCGACCGCGGCCGCATGCTCGACCGCAACGGTTCCGTGCTGGTGCAAAGCGTGCTGCAGGCCGACGGCAGCCGGCTGCGCCGCTACGCGCTGCCATCGCTTGCGCAGACCACGGGCTACGTCAGCACCCGCTTCGGCCTCTCCGGCCTCGAGCAGGCGTACAACCAGTACCTGAGCGGAAACAGCGGCGGCGACCCGCTGGACACGGCGATCGACGACCTGCTGCACCGCTCCCGCCCGGGCAACGACCTCGTGCTCACGATCGACGCACGGCTGCAAGCGGCAGCGGCGCAGGCGCTGGGGGACCGGCCGGGCGCCGTCGTCGCGCTCGATCCTTCCACTGGCGCGGTCCTGGCGATGGTCAGCGCTCCCGCCTACGATCCCGGCGCGATCGACGCGCAGGGCGATCGCTTGCTCAACGACGCGGGGAAGCCGTTGCTGAACCGCGCGACGCAAGGACTCTATCCGCCCGGCTCGACCTACAAGGTCGTGACCGCGACGGCGGCGCTGGACTCCGGCAAGGTCAAGCCCGGCGACCGGTACCGCTGCGTCAACGGCGTCGTGGTCCAGGGCTTCGTGATCAACTGCGAGAATGCGCCGCCCGGACGGACCGAATGGGACTTCGAGACCGCCTTCGCCTTCTCGATCAACGCGACCTTCGCGCAGGTCGCCGCCGATCAACTCGGATCTGACCTCTTCCTGCGTTACAGCCGCGCCTTCGGCATGGACCAGGCGCTGCCCTTCGATATCGACACGGCCGAGAGCCGGACCAGTCACGCGGGCGGCGGCCTCGATCCGGTACTTCTGGCGAACAGCGGCTTCGGGCAGGGGCAGTTGCAGGTCACGCCGCTGCAAATGGCGCTCATCGCCGCGACGGTGGCGAATCACGGCAGTCTGCCGCGGCCTTACTTGGTGCAGCAGGTGCGGGCGCCCGACGGCAGTGTCATCCAGGATCGCGCGCCGCAGAGCATCCGGCGTGTGATGAGCGAGCAAACGGCGCAGCAGCTTACCCAGTTTATGCTCGCCGCGGTGCAGGAGTTCGGCGGCGCGGCCGGCCTCTTGAACCAGGAGATCGCCGGCAAGACCGGCACGGCTGAGACGGGCGCCGCCGGCGCCGCGGATTCGTGGTTCATCGGCTTCGCGCCCTCCGCCCACCCGCGCCTTGCGGTCGCGGTGATCGTGGAGAACGGCGGTCCCGGCAGCCAGGCGGCGGCGCCGATCGCGGGCCAGGTCTTTCGAGCGTTCGCGGGGCGATGA
- a CDS encoding ABC transporter permease has product MTGYIVRRVLSMIPVALLVTMALFVMVRLTPGDPVRVILGQEATPQNVTALRHELGLDQSYPVQYVKWLGRLVHLDFGRSLSSREPVRKAITERLPATLELGLAGFAASVVLAVVIGTVAAVWRDSFFARFATMFSLVFVSLPNFVFGVLLILVFSLHWRIFSPGGYVAFAKAPAQNLRYLVMPALVGAIAGPTGAATLSRFVRSSLLEALYTDYIRTARAKGLREFVVVARHAMRNALLPVVTLVGLALGGLWEGAVITETIFTWPGVGRLAVNAIGQRDYPIVQAVVLIAAFSYMFANLIVDIAYAYLDPRISYGRK; this is encoded by the coding sequence ATGACCGGTTACATCGTCCGCCGCGTGCTCTCGATGATCCCCGTCGCCCTGCTGGTGACGATGGCGCTGTTCGTCATGGTGCGTCTCACGCCGGGCGACCCGGTGCGGGTGATTCTCGGCCAGGAAGCGACGCCGCAGAACGTTACGGCGCTGCGGCACGAGCTCGGGCTCGACCAGTCGTATCCCGTGCAGTACGTCAAGTGGCTGGGGCGGCTGGTGCACCTGGACTTCGGCCGCTCCCTCTCCAGCCGCGAGCCGGTGCGCAAGGCGATCACCGAGCGGCTGCCGGCCACGCTTGAGCTGGGCCTCGCCGGCTTCGCCGCCTCGGTGGTGCTGGCCGTGGTGATCGGCACGGTTGCCGCGGTCTGGCGCGACAGCTTCTTCGCCCGCTTCGCCACGATGTTCTCGCTGGTCTTCGTCTCGCTGCCCAACTTCGTGTTCGGCGTGCTGCTGATCCTGGTCTTCAGCCTGCACTGGCGCATCTTCTCGCCCGGCGGCTACGTCGCCTTCGCCAAAGCGCCGGCGCAGAACCTGCGCTACCTGGTGATGCCCGCGCTGGTCGGCGCCATCGCCGGGCCGACGGGCGCGGCCACGCTCTCGCGCTTCGTGCGCTCCAGCCTGCTGGAGGCGCTCTACACCGACTACATCCGCACGGCGCGGGCGAAGGGTCTGCGCGAGTTCGTCGTCGTCGCCCGCCACGCGATGCGCAACGCGCTGCTGCCGGTGGTCACGCTGGTCGGTTTGGCGCTCGGCGGCCTCTGGGAAGGGGCGGTGATCACGGAGACGATCTTCACCTGGCCCGGCGTGGGGCGCCTGGCCGTCAACGCGATCGGCCAGCGCGACTATCCGATCGTGCAGGCCGTGGTGCTGATCGCGGCCTTCAGCTATATGTTCGCCAACCTGATCGTCGATATCGCCTACGCCTACCTCGACCCAAGGATCAGCTATGGTCGTAAGTGA
- a CDS encoding ABC transporter permease, translating to MVVSERGAPAIPAAVADLGLANRSRRSLWRFVSRYRVLSLFIAIFILLVLVAIFADALTTYNPIKTNTKALLLGPSGKHWLGTDNLGRDTYSRVVKGAQISMRVAVIAVSISLAVGIVMGLMAGYFGGLADLLCARYIDAQLAFPGILLAIAIVSALGPGLNHAMIAVGILGVPLYFRLTRGQVLQAKELEYVRAAEVIGASRWRIIFRHILPNIANPLIVAASLAGGNAILALAALSFLGIAGQPPTPDWGAMITIGKDYLQNNMWMAIGPGVAIFLTVFTYYILGDALRDYLDPRLKGR from the coding sequence ATGGTCGTAAGTGAGCGCGGCGCACCCGCCATCCCGGCCGCTGTGGCGGACCTGGGGCTCGCGAACCGGAGCCGGCGCTCGCTCTGGCGCTTCGTATCGCGCTACCGCGTGCTCTCGCTGTTCATCGCGATCTTCATCCTGCTGGTGCTGGTGGCGATCTTCGCGGACGCCCTGACCACGTACAATCCGATCAAGACGAACACCAAGGCGCTGCTGCTGGGTCCGTCCGGCAAGCACTGGCTCGGCACCGACAACCTCGGCCGCGACACCTACAGCCGCGTGGTCAAGGGCGCGCAGATCTCGATGCGCGTGGCCGTGATCGCGGTGAGCATCTCGCTCGCGGTCGGCATCGTCATGGGGCTGATGGCCGGTTACTTCGGCGGCCTGGCCGACCTGCTCTGTGCCCGCTACATCGACGCGCAGCTCGCCTTTCCCGGCATCCTGCTCGCGATTGCCATTGTCAGCGCCCTGGGGCCGGGCCTGAACCACGCCATGATCGCCGTCGGCATCCTCGGCGTACCGCTCTACTTCCGCCTGACGCGCGGCCAGGTGTTGCAGGCGAAGGAGCTGGAGTACGTGCGCGCCGCCGAGGTGATCGGCGCCTCGCGCTGGCGCATCATCTTCCGCCACATCCTGCCGAACATCGCCAACCCGCTGATCGTGGCGGCGTCGCTCGCCGGCGGCAACGCCATCCTGGCGCTGGCCGCATTGAGCTTCCTCGGCATCGCCGGGCAGCCGCCCACGCCCGACTGGGGCGCGATGATCACGATCGGCAAGGACTACCTGCAGAACAACATGTGGATGGCGATCGGCCCCGGCGTGGCGATCTTCCTCACCGTCTTCACCTACTACATCCTGGGCGACGCCCTGCGCGACTATCTCGACCCGCGCCTGAAGGGACGGTAG
- a CDS encoding class F sortase gives MAPLRRLLIAGICALLALAFARSGVVRHAPTARAQDEPPPPMPVELQIPAVRIDAPIWQVGEDDDGGMDSPWSDTAVGWFAPGFVPGQPGNAVIAGHVDWVDHAAVFYFLKNLSPGDLVNVVMDDGSVLSFAVDEVDQYDDGDTPMDQIFGNSDQAHLNLITCGGYFDRSTRNYDHRLVVYTTLVQN, from the coding sequence GTGGCCCCACTCCGCCGCCTGCTGATCGCGGGCATCTGCGCGCTGCTGGCGCTGGCCTTCGCCCGTTCCGGCGTTGTGCGGCACGCACCGACGGCGCGTGCCCAGGACGAGCCGCCGCCGCCGATGCCGGTCGAGCTGCAGATCCCCGCGGTGCGCATCGACGCGCCGATCTGGCAGGTGGGCGAGGACGACGACGGCGGCATGGACAGCCCGTGGAGCGACACGGCGGTGGGCTGGTTCGCGCCCGGCTTCGTGCCCGGCCAGCCCGGCAACGCCGTGATCGCCGGCCACGTCGACTGGGTGGACCATGCCGCGGTCTTCTACTTCCTCAAGAACCTTTCACCGGGCGACCTGGTCAACGTGGTGATGGACGACGGCAGCGTGCTCAGCTTCGCGGTGGACGAGGTCGACCAGTACGACGACGGCGACACGCCGATGGACCAGATCTTCGGCAACTCGGACCAGGCGCACCTGAACCTGATCACCTGCGGCGGCTACTTCGACCGCTCGACGCGCAACTACGACCACCGCCTCGTCGTCTACACCACCCTCGTGCAGAACTGA
- a CDS encoding ABC transporter substrate-binding protein — protein sequence MRNVRALCLALAAAALFAACGGGNNNSGKAPTQAPAAAPSSAATAAAPAAGSATAAAATAAAPAASAAAVKPTRGGTLTVAIDSNMKNLDPIKSTLLVDRQIHYQLYDSLVSIGPDLKIQPGLADSWDTSDPKAIVFKLHQGVKFQDGTDFDATAVKFNIDRILNTASSPRHSEIASVASVDVVDKYTVKFNLTQPFAPLLATLVDRAGMMLSPTAIQKEGDSLSTAPVGAGTGPFRFVEWLQDDHVTLERNPNYWKKDANGDQLPYLDKLVYKIIPDENNRLNNLKTGDVDIAINPPAKDIAAVKKDSAFVYKDAPALQFNGIELNVKTEPFSSKDLRQAVAYAIDRDAILQTVYFGLGVVSNGPISPPLPPYDASYKPYTHDVAKAKALLASGGKPNGFSFDMLITSGSPQQQQLAELIKDELKDAGITVNIVPEEFTKLVDDTQNHKFTASILGWSGRIDPDGNSYNHFHTGGGFNDPQYSNAQVDMLLDQARASYDQEQRNSLYKQINKLVTDDAPWIFINHPLVIELHTPKVKGFVLIADGIQRYAGVWKSQ from the coding sequence GTGAGGAATGTGCGCGCGCTTTGCCTGGCTCTCGCGGCGGCGGCGCTGTTCGCCGCGTGCGGCGGCGGCAATAACAACAGCGGCAAGGCGCCCACGCAGGCGCCGGCCGCGGCCCCCTCCTCCGCCGCTACGGCGGCCGCGCCTGCTGCCGGCAGTGCCACGGCGGCGGCGGCGACCGCCGCCGCGCCCGCGGCCAGCGCCGCGGCGGTAAAGCCGACGCGCGGCGGCACGCTCACGGTCGCGATCGATTCCAACATGAAGAACCTCGACCCGATCAAGTCGACGCTGCTGGTGGATCGTCAAATTCACTACCAGCTCTACGATTCGCTCGTCTCGATCGGGCCGGACCTCAAGATCCAGCCCGGCCTTGCCGACAGCTGGGATACGAGCGATCCGAAGGCGATCGTCTTCAAGCTGCACCAGGGCGTGAAATTCCAGGACGGCACCGACTTTGACGCGACGGCCGTGAAATTCAACATCGACCGCATCCTTAACACCGCCAGCTCGCCGCGGCACAGCGAGATCGCCAGCGTCGCTTCCGTGGACGTGGTCGACAAGTACACCGTCAAATTCAACCTGACGCAGCCGTTCGCGCCGCTGCTGGCCACGCTGGTCGACCGCGCCGGCATGATGCTCTCGCCCACGGCGATCCAGAAGGAAGGCGACAGCCTGTCTACGGCCCCGGTCGGCGCGGGCACGGGGCCCTTCCGCTTCGTCGAGTGGCTGCAGGACGATCACGTCACGCTGGAGCGCAACCCGAACTACTGGAAAAAGGACGCCAACGGCGACCAACTCCCCTACCTGGACAAGCTCGTTTACAAGATCATCCCGGACGAAAACAACCGCCTGAACAATTTGAAGACGGGCGACGTGGACATCGCCATCAACCCGCCGGCAAAGGACATCGCCGCGGTCAAGAAGGACAGCGCCTTCGTCTACAAGGACGCGCCGGCCCTACAGTTCAACGGCATCGAGCTGAACGTGAAGACGGAGCCGTTCAGCAGCAAGGATTTGCGCCAGGCCGTCGCCTACGCGATCGACCGCGACGCGATCCTGCAGACCGTGTACTTCGGCCTGGGCGTAGTCTCAAACGGGCCGATCTCGCCGCCGCTGCCGCCGTACGACGCCTCGTATAAGCCGTACACGCATGACGTGGCGAAGGCGAAGGCGCTGCTGGCCTCGGGCGGCAAGCCCAACGGCTTCAGCTTCGACATGCTGATCACCTCCGGTTCGCCGCAGCAGCAGCAGTTGGCGGAGCTGATCAAGGACGAGCTGAAGGACGCCGGCATCACGGTGAACATCGTGCCCGAGGAGTTCACCAAGCTGGTGGACGACACGCAGAACCACAAGTTCACCGCCTCGATCCTGGGCTGGAGCGGGCGGATCGACCCGGACGGCAACAGCTATAACCACTTCCACACCGGCGGCGGCTTCAACGACCCGCAGTATTCCAACGCCCAGGTGGACATGCTGCTGGACCAGGCCCGCGCCAGCTACGACCAGGAGCAGCGCAACAGCCTGTACAAGCAGATCAACAAGCTCGTCACCGACGACGCGCCGTGGATCTTCATCAATCATCCGCTCGTGATCGAGCTGCATACGCCGAAGGTCAAAGGCTTCGTGCTGATCGCCGACGGCATTCAGCGCTATGCGGGCGTCTGGAAGTCGCAGTAA
- a CDS encoding FadR/GntR family transcriptional regulator: protein MPAGETEMLLAARGNRGRPAGDAASLGPVRRTNLSAAIADRIAESIAQGKLPAGSRLQSERELSDLFGVGRSSIREAIKTLESRGLVEGRQGEGRFVRAQDLAGLVRPPAGPLSVSEREVAQLYEARRIIEPGMAALAAERGGRRDLAAARRLLERHEERVNAGSYGGAEDTAFHLKVAAMAENPLLARLLEAVLQALHAIREPALRSTPSIKLSLAGHWRVLEALEAHDPDAAQNAALAHLDRARRLALDVVRASDGTAEGPSE from the coding sequence ATGCCGGCGGGCGAGACGGAGATGCTGCTTGCCGCTCGTGGCAACCGTGGCCGGCCGGCGGGCGACGCGGCCAGCCTCGGGCCCGTGCGCCGCACGAACCTCTCGGCGGCGATCGCCGACCGCATCGCCGAGAGCATCGCGCAGGGCAAGCTGCCCGCCGGCAGCCGCCTGCAGTCCGAGCGCGAGCTGAGCGACCTGTTCGGCGTCGGCCGCTCCTCGATCCGCGAGGCGATCAAGACGCTCGAGAGCCGCGGCCTGGTGGAAGGCCGCCAGGGCGAAGGCCGCTTCGTCCGCGCCCAGGATCTCGCCGGGCTGGTCCGCCCGCCGGCGGGACCGCTTTCGGTGAGCGAACGCGAAGTGGCGCAGCTCTACGAGGCGCGGCGCATCATCGAGCCGGGAATGGCGGCGCTGGCGGCCGAGCGCGGCGGGCGGCGCGATCTCGCGGCCGCGCGGCGGCTGCTCGAGCGGCACGAGGAGCGCGTGAACGCCGGCAGCTACGGCGGCGCCGAGGACACGGCCTTTCACCTCAAGGTCGCCGCGATGGCCGAGAACCCCCTGCTTGCGCGGCTGCTGGAGGCCGTCTTGCAGGCGCTGCACGCGATTCGCGAGCCGGCGTTGCGTTCAACGCCCTCGATCAAACTCTCGCTCGCCGGCCACTGGCGCGTTCTGGAAGCGCTGGAGGCGCACGACCCCGACGCGGCCCAAAACGCCGCGCTCGCGCACCTCGACCGTGCTCGGCGGCTGGCCCTCGATGTAGTGCGTGCCAGCGACGGAACGGCCGAGGGTCCATCGGAATAG